CACGCCGCCTTTCGCCGCATCCTTGCGGCTCATCCTGGAATCGCTCCCGCGCTCAGCGAGTCCGGATGGCGCTCACCCCCCCGCTGCCACAGCGATGACTTTCTGGGATTTTTCTGTTGTTGTTTGTTTTTTCTTTTTTCTTTTTTCTTTTTTCTTGCGGGTTTTCAGGCGGGGTGTGGATGGAACCTTCTCAGAGCCAAACAGCCTCAAAAAAAAGCCAGACTTGCGTCTGGCCTTATTTTTTTATTTCGCTTTACCCTGGTTCGCGACGGCTGCGGCTTTCGCAGCGATCTCGTCAGCATCACCCAGATAATAACGTTTGATCGGCTTGAAGTTCTCGTCGAACTCATACACCAGCGGTACGCCGGTCGGAATGTTCAGTTCGAGGATTTCATCTTCGCTCAGGTTGTCGAGGTATTTCACCAGCGCACGCAGGGAGTTACCGTGTGCTGCAATGATCACTTTCTCACCGCTCTTGATGCGCGGCAGAATGCTGTCGTTCCAGTAAGGAATAACACGCTCGATGGTCAGCGCCAGGCTCTCGGTGGTCGGCAGCTGGGCATCAGTCAGTGACGCATAACGCGGGTCGTGGCCCGGGAAACGCTCATCGCTACGATCCAGTTCCGGCGGAGTCACGGCAAAACCACGACGCCACTGTTTCACCTGATCGTCACCGTATTTAGCGGCGGTTTCAGCTTTGTCCAGACCCTGCAGCGCACCGTAGTGACGCTCGTTCAGACGCCAGCATTTTTCTACCGGCAGCCAAGCCTGATCCAGCTCATCCAGCACATTCCACAGGGTGTGGATGGCACGTTTCAGCACGGAAGTGTAGGCAAAATCGAATACGAAACCTTCTTTCTTCAGCAGCTGACCGGCTGCTTTGGCTTCGGTGCGACCCTTATCGGACAGATCCACATCGTACCATCCGGTGAAGCGGTTTTCCTGATTCCACTGGCTTTCGCCGTGGCGCACCAGAACCAGCTTAGTTACGGCCATAGCTTAACTCCTTAATGCTTGATGATTATAGAAACCGGCGGCGGCCACCTGATTGAGCGGCTCACTAATAGCGCCATACCATAGCGGAAAACATCGCACTGCGTAAGCCTGTCCACGACGCAGTGCGCGTTTTTC
This genomic stretch from Pantoea cypripedii harbors:
- the gpmA gene encoding 2,3-diphosphoglycerate-dependent phosphoglycerate mutase; this translates as MAVTKLVLVRHGESQWNQENRFTGWYDVDLSDKGRTEAKAAGQLLKKEGFVFDFAYTSVLKRAIHTLWNVLDELDQAWLPVEKCWRLNERHYGALQGLDKAETAAKYGDDQVKQWRRGFAVTPPELDRSDERFPGHDPRYASLTDAQLPTTESLALTIERVIPYWNDSILPRIKSGEKVIIAAHGNSLRALVKYLDNLSEDEILELNIPTGVPLVYEFDENFKPIKRYYLGDADEIAAKAAAVANQGKAK